GTCGCCAAGGTCAATTTGAAGGAGCAGGCCAAGCTCGGGTTCTCGTACCTGAGGCCCATCCAGGTCGCGTTCGAGTCGCCGAAGTTCATCCTGCCGATCCGGCTCGGCATGGTGAACGCGGACGGGCCGCAGGAGCTCTTCGTCTTCGCGCTCACGAAGAACGGGCGTGTGGAGACGACGAACTATCGCACCGTGAGACTCCCGAGCGACGCGGAGGTCCCGACGTTCGTGAAGGACGAGTTCTCCGACTTCTACCGGGCCATGTTCACCGAGCAGGTGCGGAAGGAGCGGGGCGAGGCCGTGTTCCTCGAATACGCGTGGGACATGGGGTGGTGCGACCCGTGCGCCGCGGATCCTTTGTCCGCCGAGGAGCTTCGCCAGCTCGGAGTCTGGTGGGTCGGAAGCGGGGAGACGCCGAGGAGCGGCCGCGCTCCCTCCATCATGCCCGGGGGCGCGCAGCCGGTGTTCGTGACGCGGCTCCACGTGCGGTACGACCGAGCGCATTTCCCCGAGGACCTGGTGCTCCAGCAGACCGGCGACCGGAGCAATTTCCAGGGCCGGTTCGTCATCCGTCACCCGTGGAAGGGCGACGCCGAGTGCCGGGGCGCGGAAGACTATCGCCGGCAGCTGCGCGAGCGCCGGTCGCGCGAGGCGGAGACGCTCTCCGACCTGACCGGTTGGCCCCTGGATCGCATTCGCCGGAAGATGAACCTGGCGAGCGACAACTCGATGCCGGACGACAATCTCCGGTGGTGGGATCGGATCTGGGCGAACTAGCGCTCGCCCGATCAAGTCGCTCCCGCTGCGGAACGGGGACCCCTGCAACCCTCCGGGGGTCCCCGGACCCGTTCCCGGTCCCGCGATCGCTCGGGAGCGAGGCGAACGCGGCCGGGGTAGCGGGGAGCGCGCTCAGTCCAGATTGAGGCTCTTCACCTCCGACACGCCGAGCGTGAAGCGGTCCTGTCCCGGCGGGGGCGGATCCTCATTCTTCCCCTCCAGCTCGAACTCGACCGGCGAGAACCGGAGCGAGTCCGCCCCGTCGAGCCGGACGTAGCCGTGATACTGGTAGTAGATGTCGTCGGTCTTCGTGTAGCCGTCGATCTTCTGCCCGGCTCGGGAGTGGAGGTCGCTGTCGGAGTCGGCCACGAGATCCCCGATGGCGGCATGCCCCAGATGGGCGCACGCGACCGGGGAGAAGCAAAGCGCGAGCAGCGCCGCGAACAGGACACGGTTCATGGATACCTCACGATGACGGCGCCACGGCAGCCGAAGCCTCGGCGGACGTGACGACCGGTATGACCTCGAACTCCACGAGATCCTCCCACCGGGAGATCCACTCGCGGAGCAGCGCGGGATCGTCGGTCTCCATGACCTGGTAGCAGTGCTTCAAATCCCGGGTGACCCAGCTGGAGACGTACCGGAGCCCCTCCGGCGCGAGCCGTCCCTGCTCGCGAAACCGGCGGTACACGGGCTCGGGGTCCCCGTTCCGGAAGTGCTCGATCACCAGGTAGAGCATGAGGGTTTCAGCCGTTCGGCGCCACGGCGGTGTTCTGGCTGGAGACGATCCTCCAGACCCCGTTCGTGCGGGCCAGGACGTGCTTCATGCGCGTCCGGAGCACGCCCGGCTCCGAGGCACGGCTGCCCGGAGGCAGCGCCTTGTATCCGGTCACCGAGACGTCGACGTCCGCGACCGCGGCATCGGATCCAAGGAACCGGAGGCGCCTCAGGAAGCCCTGGTGTCGGCTGCCCCGGAACACTCCCTGGAAGATCTCGTGGTGGCGGGCCTGCATGGACTTCACGTCCGGGAACAGCATCCCCAGGATGTTGATGAACTCGGCGTCCGGCGCGTAGTGCGAGGCCCAGAGACCCGCGTCGCCTCGCGCCCAGGCCGAGTCGAGCTCGGCGACGATCCCATGGATGGCGGTCGAATCCGCGGCGGTCCCCCGGGCGAGCACGGGCGATGCGAGCGCCAGGACGGTGGCTACGAGAACGGCGGGAACGATCGACCATCGTGCGCTCGGCATCCGCATCTCCTTGGTTCAGTCCGGCCGGATGTTCTGGTTCACGCGGAACAGGTTCGTGGGGTCGTATTTCCGCTTGAGCGACTTGAGGCGCGCCCACTTCTCCTCGCCGTACGCCTGCTTCACGCGCTCCTCTCCCTCCTCCATGAGGAAGTTCACATAGACGCTCGTGTGATACGGCTCGAGCGCCGTCCAGAAGTCTCGCGCCCACTGGCGCTCGGCCTCGAAGCCCGTCGCGGTCTCCGTGTTGCCGTTGATGTTGAACGTGAAGCCGGCCTTGCGTCCATGGAACGCGGAGTCCGCGTCGTCCACGCGCGCGACCGCGCCTCCCATCTGCCAGAGCGCGAGGCTCGTGATGGGCGACTCGATGCGAAGGCCGTGCTCGCAGATCGCGTCGATCACCCCGTCCTCGAGGGACGCCACGTCGCACGAGCGCACGTAGTACCAGCAGCCGCGCCGGAAGGACGGATCGAACATCGCCTGGTGGGCCAGGAAGGGCTTCGGCTTGCAGAGGTCGAGCACGGGACGGCCGAACTTCTTGAGCGGCGCGAGGACCCGCTCGCCTTCCTCGACCGGTCCGCAGTGGCAGGACACGACCGCGATGACGCGCTTTCCGACCAGCTCCGGCGGCACGACGGGGAGCGCGGGAGCCTTCCGCTGCACGACGATCGTCATCAGCTCGTCGGGACCGCCCGCGATCCAGTCCCGGTAGAAGCGGAGCACCTCCGGCGCGTCCTCCATCGCCCAGAACACGGGTCCCGCCATGACCTGCGGACCCAGCGGCACGAGACGGAACTCGAAGTCGGTCACGATCCCGAAGTTCCCTCCCCCGCCGCGAACGCCCCAGAAGAGATCGGCGTTCTCGGTCTCGCTCGCCTTCACGAGATCCCCGGAGGCGGTCACGAGATCCACGGAGACGAGCTGGTCGATCGAGAGGCCGTGCTTTCGCATGATCCAGCCGATCCCTCCTCCCAGCGTGAGCCCCGCCATGCCCGTGTGGGTCACGATCCCCGACGGCGCCGCGAGTCCGAAGGCCTGGGTCTCGCGGTCGAGCTCGCCGAGGAGCGTCCCCGCCTGCGCGCGCGCGGTGCGCGTGCCCGGATCGACCCGGATGCCGCGCATGGGACGGAGGTCGATCACGACCCCGCCGTCGCAGGTGGAGAGTCCGGGGAAGCTGTGCCCGCCGCTCCGGACGGCGGCGAGGAGGCCGCGGTCGCGCGCGAAGCGCACCACCGCGAGGACGTCCGCGACACCGGTGCAGCGGGCGACGAGGGCGGGACGGCGGTCGATGGATCCGTTCCAGACGCGGCGGTGCTCTTCGTAGGCGTTGTCGCCCGGCCGGACGAGATCTCCCGCGAAGGAAGCTCGAAGCTCGGCGAAGGCAGTGTCGTCGATCGGGGCGGCGGTCACGGGAGCGGTCATGGCTTCTCCTGAAGGGCCTGCGAAAGGGTCGAGATCTGTCCGGCGTGTCGAACGGTGTGCTCGGCCGCGTGCACCAGGAGTCCGAGCACGTTCGAGGGAAGCCGCGCGCGGCCGACTTCACGCGCCTCGAGCAGCTTCTCCTCGGGAACGCTCCGGAGATCCCGGTTCGCGCGGTCGAGCGCGGCGGCGAGCGAATCGACGAGGGACTCGAGGGACGGCCGGACCTCGGCGACCTTCTGCTCGATCGCGTACGCGTCCCACTGCGCCTGCGTGAGTGCCTCGCCGCGAGCATAGGCCAGGAGCCGGTCGAGGCTCCCGGTCATGTGCGCGAGGTGATACCCGATCGGCGCGGACGCGCCGGGCGCGCTCCAGAGGTCCCCGTCGCGAAGCGTGCGCAGGAGCGGCAGCAGATCCTCCTGCACCCCGGTGAGCGCGTGCGCGACCGGCTGGAGGAGCGGCTGGACTCCCTGGATCGGTCCGCGCAGCCAGGGTTCGGGAACTCCCATCGGCGGTCCCTCGTGGTTCCTCGTCGTTCCGTGGCGCCGGACATCATCTCACAGCCGTTCGACGTGCTCCACGACCAGCGAGCAGACTCCGAACTCCTCCTCCACCTTGCCCGTGAGCAGGAACGGACGGTCCGTCATGAGG
The nucleotide sequence above comes from Candidatus Eisenbacteria bacterium. Encoded proteins:
- a CDS encoding DUF2330 domain-containing protein — encoded protein: MNRVAWPFLLLPLLLLAVWAPPAASFCGFYVARGDAKIFNKASKVVLVRDDDRTVLTMANDFKGDPKEFAIVVPVPTVLQKGQIHVGDKAPIDHLDAYTAPRLVEYFDPDPCQVAYREEMRVAAPQAGMSKMSRDAARERSLGVRVEARYTVGEYDIVILSAKQSGGLETWLHENGYTIPRGASRVLAGYIKQDMKFFVAKVNLKEQAKLGFSYLRPIQVAFESPKFILPIRLGMVNADGPQELFVFALTKNGRVETTNYRTVRLPSDAEVPTFVKDEFSDFYRAMFTEQVRKERGEAVFLEYAWDMGWCDPCAADPLSAEELRQLGVWWVGSGETPRSGRAPSIMPGGAQPVFVTRLHVRYDRAHFPEDLVLQQTGDRSNFQGRFVIRHPWKGDAECRGAEDYRRQLRERRSREAETLSDLTGWPLDRIRRKMNLASDNSMPDDNLRWWDRIWAN
- a CDS encoding DinB family protein produces the protein MGVPEPWLRGPIQGVQPLLQPVAHALTGVQEDLLPLLRTLRDGDLWSAPGASAPIGYHLAHMTGSLDRLLAYARGEALTQAQWDAYAIEQKVAEVRPSLESLVDSLAAALDRANRDLRSVPEEKLLEAREVGRARLPSNVLGLLVHAAEHTVRHAGQISTLSQALQEKP
- a CDS encoding SgcJ/EcaC family oxidoreductase; this encodes MPSARWSIVPAVLVATVLALASPVLARGTAADSTAIHGIVAELDSAWARGDAGLWASHYAPDAEFINILGMLFPDVKSMQARHHEIFQGVFRGSRHQGFLRRLRFLGSDAAVADVDVSVTGYKALPPGSRASEPGVLRTRMKHVLARTNGVWRIVSSQNTAVAPNG
- a CDS encoding DUF3303 family protein gives rise to the protein MLYLVIEHFRNGDPEPVYRRFREQGRLAPEGLRYVSSWVTRDLKHCYQVMETDDPALLREWISRWEDLVEFEVIPVVTSAEASAAVAPSS
- a CDS encoding FAD-binding oxidoreductase yields the protein MTAPVTAAPIDDTAFAELRASFAGDLVRPGDNAYEEHRRVWNGSIDRRPALVARCTGVADVLAVVRFARDRGLLAAVRSGGHSFPGLSTCDGGVVIDLRPMRGIRVDPGTRTARAQAGTLLGELDRETQAFGLAAPSGIVTHTGMAGLTLGGGIGWIMRKHGLSIDQLVSVDLVTASGDLVKASETENADLFWGVRGGGGNFGIVTDFEFRLVPLGPQVMAGPVFWAMEDAPEVLRFYRDWIAGGPDELMTIVVQRKAPALPVVPPELVGKRVIAVVSCHCGPVEEGERVLAPLKKFGRPVLDLCKPKPFLAHQAMFDPSFRRGCWYYVRSCDVASLEDGVIDAICEHGLRIESPITSLALWQMGGAVARVDDADSAFHGRKAGFTFNINGNTETATGFEAERQWARDFWTALEPYHTSVYVNFLMEEGEERVKQAYGEEKWARLKSLKRKYDPTNLFRVNQNIRPD